In Kitasatospora sp. NA04385, a single genomic region encodes these proteins:
- a CDS encoding cobalamin biosynthesis protein CobG, with the protein MPPTPDAAQAPSVGPDRGRADACPGALRLHPAEDGHLARLRIPGGQLTHRQLLAVADAADALGDGEAEITSRGNLQLRGLAGHCAADLAERLRTAGLLPSDTHERVRNIVASPLAGLDGRGTGGSRILQWVRELDEALCAAPWAAALSGKFLFALDDGRGDVAALDADVTLIAVDGGRALLRTGRARRATAVDAPVPAALDAARRFLALAGGRAWHPREIQHELPEGDVPLPPFAGERPALGVLPGGPSGGSSGGLPGGLSVGLRFGRATGDQWRLLADALGAHAPHPARLTPWRGVVLPGADPALLPRLADAGLRTAPGGPWEGVTACTGLPGCGKSLADVRAQAARAVADAPAEGLPVHWSGCARRCGHPVGRWVDVLATAAGHRVTVDGTVRDTEENDTAEAVAEARNAQWRRTE; encoded by the coding sequence ATGCCACCGACACCCGACGCCGCCCAGGCACCCTCCGTCGGGCCCGACCGAGGCCGAGCCGACGCCTGCCCCGGCGCGCTCCGCCTGCACCCCGCCGAGGACGGGCACCTCGCCCGACTCCGGATACCCGGCGGGCAGCTGACGCACCGTCAGCTGCTCGCCGTGGCCGACGCCGCCGACGCGCTCGGCGACGGCGAGGCCGAGATCACCTCGCGCGGAAACCTCCAGCTGCGCGGCCTGGCCGGCCACTGCGCCGCCGACCTCGCCGAACGCCTGCGCACCGCGGGCCTGTTGCCCTCCGACACCCACGAACGCGTCCGCAACATCGTCGCCTCCCCGCTCGCCGGACTCGACGGCCGCGGCACCGGCGGAAGCCGGATCCTGCAGTGGGTACGGGAGTTGGACGAGGCGCTGTGCGCCGCCCCGTGGGCCGCCGCGCTGTCCGGCAAGTTCCTGTTCGCCCTCGACGACGGCCGCGGCGACGTCGCCGCGCTCGACGCCGATGTGACCTTGATCGCAGTCGACGGCGGCCGCGCCCTGCTCAGAACCGGCCGGGCCCGCCGCGCCACCGCCGTCGACGCCCCCGTGCCCGCCGCGCTCGACGCCGCCCGCCGCTTCCTCGCCCTCGCGGGCGGGCGGGCCTGGCACCCGCGCGAGATCCAGCACGAACTCCCCGAGGGCGACGTCCCGCTCCCGCCGTTCGCCGGTGAACGGCCCGCCCTGGGCGTCCTGCCCGGCGGCCCGTCCGGCGGTTCGTCCGGCGGCCTGCCCGGCGGCCTCTCGGTCGGCCTGCGGTTCGGCCGGGCCACCGGCGACCAGTGGCGGCTGCTCGCCGACGCCCTGGGCGCGCACGCCCCGCACCCCGCCCGGCTCACCCCCTGGCGCGGCGTCGTCCTGCCCGGCGCCGACCCCGCCCTGCTGCCCCGGCTGGCCGACGCCGGACTGCGCACCGCCCCCGGCGGCCCCTGGGAGGGCGTCACCGCCTGCACCGGCTTGCCCGGCTGCGGAAAGTCCCTCGCCGACGTCCGCGCCCAGGCCGCCCGCGCCGTCGCCGACGCCCCCGCCGAAGGGCTGCCCGTCCACTGGTCCGGCTGCGCCCGCCGCTGCGGACACCCCGTCGGCCGCTGGGTCGACGTCCTGGCCACCGCGGCCGGACACCGCGTCACCGTCGACGGCACCGTCCGCGACACCGAAGAGAACGACACGGCCGAGGCAGTCGCCGAAGCCCGCAACGCCCAATGGCGGAGGACCGAATGA
- a CDS encoding precorrin-8X methylmutase, which yields MIDYEKDGAAIYRQSFATIRAEANLAHLPADVARVAVRMIHACGMTDLVDDLLWSPNAVADARRALLAGAPILCDVNMVASGVTRKRLPADNEVLCTLTDPAVPELARALGTTRSAAAMELWLPRLEGAVVAVGNAPTSLFRLLEMVEAGAPRPAAVIGVPVGFIGAAESKQALADHPSALEHLVVRGRRGGSAIAAAAINAIASEEE from the coding sequence ATGATCGACTACGAGAAGGACGGCGCGGCCATCTACCGCCAGTCCTTCGCCACCATCCGGGCCGAGGCGAACCTCGCCCACCTGCCCGCCGACGTCGCCCGGGTCGCGGTCCGGATGATCCACGCCTGCGGCATGACCGACCTGGTCGACGACCTGCTCTGGTCGCCGAACGCCGTCGCCGACGCCCGCCGCGCCCTGCTGGCCGGCGCGCCGATCCTCTGCGACGTCAACATGGTCGCCAGCGGCGTGACCCGCAAGCGGCTGCCCGCCGACAACGAGGTGCTCTGCACCCTCACCGACCCCGCCGTCCCCGAACTCGCCCGCGCCCTGGGCACCACCCGCAGCGCCGCCGCGATGGAACTGTGGCTGCCCCGGCTGGAGGGCGCGGTCGTCGCCGTCGGCAACGCCCCCACCTCGCTGTTCCGCCTGCTGGAGATGGTCGAGGCCGGCGCGCCCCGCCCCGCCGCCGTCATCGGCGTCCCCGTCGGCTTCATCGGCGCCGCCGAGTCCAAGCAGGCCCTCGCCGACCACCCCTCGGCCCTGGAGCACTTGGTGGTCCGGGGCCGCCGAGGCGGCAGCGCCATCGCCGCCGCCGCCATCAACGCGATTGCGAGCGAAGAGGAATGA